Within Spinacia oleracea cultivar Varoflay chromosome 4, BTI_SOV_V1, whole genome shotgun sequence, the genomic segment TCCAAGATTATGAACAAGAagtagaagaagaaaaagaagaagaagaagatactTCCTTATCATCGTCTGCTTACCGTGCTAAGAGGGTGAGAAAGGTTTGTAATCGTAAACTCATCTCCAAAACTCGAAACATTCATGCCAACAAGTTTGTTGATGAGGAGTTGGAGGATACCGCAAGTTCACCTGGTCATAGTCCTAAGGTACGTACGCCTTTATTATTACTCTCTCCATCTTCTTTTGTTCTTATTGATCGAGCTAGCCTACCCAGTTTTCTTCGCGtagtttttttttgtcaatgttgtttagtgacttttttttaaaaaaagttggaGAACGGGAGGAGATAACTAGTCTAAACGATAGCAAGCAAATctataaagatttttttttaaaacagatGAAGTATATTTTAACAAAAATTAAACGATATGAACAATTCCTTGTAAGACaagtgattttttttatttttttttaccattgttAAGATTATCGACTCACGCTTTATTTTCCTTGTTTGTATTGTGTAGGTTAATAATGAGTTGAACCACTTATGCATGAAGTCAAACGAGACGGATAGCCAAGATGTTTACAaggtaaacaaaaaatataataatacttcgtacggagtatatgattttttttgtttgtttattttttatttattttagaagcTAAGAGAAtgttaaatttaattttgtttgttAAACTGACTTACATGTAGGCATATAATTCCAGCCATTTTCAGACAGAGGAGAAGAAggacaagttaactaatttgtCACAGGTAAATTAGAAGAATACACActaatataaaaatcaaaatctaaaaaTTTAGTTTAACAAGTAGGAGTACTTTTCGGgtttaaatactccctccgtttcacaATTTGTCGTTTAATTTATGCAGGAAAAGGGACAAAATATGCAGAATGCAGGAGAAGGTATTGATATGGGTATCCTAGAGGCACAA encodes:
- the LOC110795750 gene encoding vascular-related unknown protein 2 codes for the protein MGVKKTVDLNHILSKQLVLYKQASMDDSMSSTNYNIVTQSISSNCSEESGWTLYFEEFLANNDNYNTDNIIQDYEQEVEEEKEEEEDTSLSSSAYRAKRVRKVCNRKLISKTRNIHANKFVDEELEDTASSPGHSPKVNNELNHLCMKSNETDSQDVYKAYNSSHFQTEEKKDKLTNLSQEKGQNMQNAGEGIDMGILEAQLRKKGLYLVPMSMLLNHIS